The following proteins are co-located in the Rhodococcus opacus B4 genome:
- a CDS encoding cytochrome P450, translating to MTVDHAPEGVKSPTGCPVSGMAAGFDPFQGAYQVDPSSSLRGARKEEPVFYSPLLDYWVVTRYEDIKQIFKTPSVFSPSITLDQITPISDEALQILGSYQFAPGPTIVNEDEPIHTERRRLLLQPFEAENVATLEPKIREVVNTYLDRVIKDGRADLIGDLLYEVPCIVALIFLGVPDEDIETCRHFGMQQTLFTWGHPTGDEQTRVATGMGKFWEFAGGLVDKLKADPNAKGWIPHAIEMQRQHPDLFDDNYLQNIMMSGVVAAHETTTNATGNAFRTLLENRSSWEEICADPTLIPKAIEECLRYSGSVVAWRRKAVVDTTVGGVDIPAGGRLLIVMASANRDDSMFPEPDDFDIHRGNARRHLTFGIGSHTCLGATLARLEMKVFLEEVSRRLPHMSLVAGQEFSYLPNTSFRGPEHVLVEWDPQQNPVPADRP from the coding sequence ATGACCGTCGATCACGCGCCGGAAGGCGTGAAAAGCCCGACCGGATGCCCCGTCTCAGGTATGGCGGCAGGCTTCGATCCGTTCCAGGGCGCCTACCAGGTCGATCCATCCTCGTCGCTGCGGGGAGCCCGCAAAGAAGAGCCGGTGTTCTACAGTCCACTGCTCGACTACTGGGTGGTCACCCGCTACGAGGACATCAAGCAGATCTTCAAGACACCGTCGGTGTTCTCCCCGTCGATCACTCTCGACCAGATCACCCCGATCAGTGACGAGGCGCTGCAGATCCTCGGCAGCTATCAGTTCGCTCCCGGCCCGACCATCGTGAACGAGGACGAGCCGATCCACACCGAACGTCGCCGACTGCTGCTGCAGCCGTTCGAAGCCGAAAACGTCGCCACCCTCGAACCGAAGATCCGCGAGGTCGTCAACACCTACCTGGACCGGGTCATCAAGGATGGTCGGGCCGACCTGATCGGCGATCTGCTCTACGAAGTCCCCTGCATCGTCGCGCTCATTTTCCTCGGCGTGCCCGACGAGGACATCGAGACCTGCCGCCACTTCGGGATGCAGCAGACCCTGTTCACCTGGGGACACCCCACCGGAGACGAACAGACTCGAGTCGCTACCGGGATGGGGAAGTTCTGGGAATTCGCCGGTGGCCTGGTCGACAAACTCAAGGCCGACCCGAACGCGAAGGGGTGGATCCCCCACGCGATCGAGATGCAGCGGCAGCACCCCGACCTCTTCGACGACAACTACCTGCAGAACATCATGATGAGTGGTGTGGTGGCCGCGCACGAAACCACCACCAACGCCACCGGTAACGCGTTCCGCACCCTGCTCGAGAACCGCAGCTCCTGGGAAGAGATCTGCGCCGACCCCACGCTGATCCCCAAGGCCATCGAGGAATGCCTCCGCTACAGCGGATCCGTCGTCGCCTGGCGCCGCAAGGCCGTGGTTGACACCACTGTCGGCGGAGTCGACATCCCGGCCGGCGGTCGACTGCTGATCGTCATGGCGTCGGCGAACCGCGACGACTCGATGTTCCCCGAGCCCGACGACTTCGACATACACCGCGGAAACGCCCGGCGCCACTTGACATTCGGAATCGGCAGCCACACGTGCCTGGGCGCGACGCTGGCGCGGTTGGAGATGAAGGTCTTCCTCGAAGAGGTCTCGCGACGCCTGCCGCACATGTCACTCGTCGCTGGACAGGAATTCTCCTACCTTCCCAACACCTCGTTCCGGGGACCCGAGCACGTGTTGGTCGAGTGGGATCCCCAGCAGAATCCTGTGCCCGCCGACCGCCCCTGA
- a CDS encoding MBL fold metallo-hydrolase codes for MSGRFRIERVVTEGTFALDGGEWNVDNNIWLIGDDTDVVIVDAAHAAQPIIDAVGDRHVNAVICTHGHNDHVTVAPELAERLHAPVLLHPGDDVLWKMSHPDDKYWNLEDGQRIAIAGTEIQVISTPGHSPGSVCLYLPEAGALFSGDTLFSGGPGATGRSYSDFPTIIGSIRDRLFALPEETLVHTGHGDGTTIGTEAPHLAEWIARGQ; via the coding sequence ATGAGCGGAAGGTTTCGGATCGAGCGGGTCGTCACCGAGGGAACCTTCGCCCTCGACGGCGGCGAATGGAACGTCGACAACAACATCTGGCTGATCGGTGACGACACCGACGTCGTGATCGTCGACGCCGCCCACGCCGCGCAGCCGATCATCGACGCGGTCGGAGACCGCCACGTCAACGCGGTGATCTGCACGCACGGCCACAACGACCACGTCACCGTCGCCCCCGAACTCGCCGAACGGTTGCACGCGCCGGTGCTGCTGCACCCCGGCGACGACGTGCTGTGGAAGATGAGTCACCCGGACGACAAGTACTGGAACCTCGAGGACGGGCAGCGGATCGCGATCGCCGGCACCGAGATCCAGGTGATCTCCACCCCGGGTCACTCGCCGGGCTCGGTGTGCCTCTACCTCCCCGAGGCCGGGGCACTGTTCTCCGGAGATACCCTCTTCTCGGGTGGCCCCGGCGCCACCGGCCGCTCGTACTCGGATTTCCCGACCATCATCGGGTCGATCCGCGACCGGCTGTTCGCCCTTCCCGAGGAAACGCTCGTCCACACCGGTCACGGTGACGGAACCACGATCGGCACCGAGGCCCCGCACCTCGCCGAATGGATCGCGCGAGGGCAGTGA
- a CDS encoding EthD family reductase, with translation MYRVTIVYNQPADPAAFDEHYSSKHLPLVQQIPSVKRFAAGKCESLDGNPPSAYALAQLYFESKEEAGQAFASTEGQNAAADVANFASGGVTMLFSDEETVLP, from the coding sequence ATGTACCGCGTCACCATCGTCTACAACCAGCCCGCCGACCCGGCCGCCTTCGACGAGCACTACAGCTCCAAGCATTTGCCTCTGGTGCAGCAGATCCCGAGCGTCAAGCGGTTCGCCGCAGGCAAGTGTGAATCTCTCGACGGCAATCCCCCCTCGGCGTATGCGCTCGCGCAGCTGTACTTCGAGAGCAAGGAAGAGGCCGGGCAAGCATTCGCCTCCACTGAGGGTCAGAATGCCGCCGCCGACGTCGCGAACTTCGCCTCCGGCGGAGTGACGATGCTGTTCAGCGACGAAGAGACCGTTCTGCCGTGA
- a CDS encoding NAD(P)/FAD-dependent oxidoreductase, with product MSVDRIVIIGSGQAGFEAAVSLRSHGFAGSITLVGDEPGVPYQRPPLSKAYLHCDPDRESLALRPAQYFDDHRITLACGKPVVRIDRDAQLVELIDATVIEYDHLILATGARNRLLPVPGAALPGVHYLRTAGEAESLTSSMASCSSLVVIGAGFIGLEVAAAARKKGLEVTVVEAMDRPMARALSSAMSDYFTSAHTANGVHMRLSTGVKTVIETDGRAAGVTTASGDVIRADAVVVGIGVVPNIELAALAGLPVDNGIVVDEYLRTPDENISAIGDCAAYPIPGTASLVRLESVQNAVDQARCLAAQLTGTSTNYLSVPWFWSEQYESKLQMAGLTAGADTHVVRGSVDSGAFSIFCFVGTRLLGVESVNKPRDHMAARKILASGMPLTPEQAADTEFDLKPAIARHKDEVASAEVGERQVVAS from the coding sequence ATGAGTGTCGACCGCATCGTCATCATCGGTTCCGGACAGGCCGGATTCGAGGCCGCCGTCAGTCTGCGCAGTCACGGATTTGCGGGATCGATCACCCTGGTCGGTGACGAGCCGGGTGTGCCCTACCAGCGGCCACCGTTGTCGAAGGCATACCTGCACTGTGATCCGGACCGGGAATCCCTTGCGCTGCGTCCGGCCCAATACTTCGACGACCACCGGATCACGCTCGCGTGCGGCAAGCCCGTCGTCCGCATCGATCGGGATGCACAACTGGTGGAGCTGATCGATGCCACCGTCATCGAGTACGACCATTTGATCCTGGCGACCGGTGCCCGCAACCGGCTCCTGCCGGTCCCCGGTGCCGCCCTTCCCGGTGTGCACTACCTGCGTACCGCCGGCGAAGCAGAATCCCTCACCTCGAGCATGGCCTCGTGCTCGTCCCTGGTCGTGATCGGGGCCGGCTTCATCGGTCTCGAGGTCGCCGCAGCGGCCCGCAAGAAGGGGCTCGAGGTCACCGTCGTCGAGGCGATGGATCGGCCGATGGCCCGCGCACTGTCCTCGGCGATGTCCGACTACTTCACGAGCGCCCACACCGCCAACGGTGTGCACATGCGGCTGTCGACCGGCGTGAAGACGGTCATCGAAACCGACGGCCGAGCAGCGGGGGTCACCACCGCGTCCGGCGACGTCATACGCGCCGACGCCGTCGTCGTGGGTATCGGTGTCGTACCCAACATCGAACTCGCCGCCCTGGCGGGCCTGCCCGTCGACAACGGCATCGTCGTCGACGAGTACCTTCGCACACCCGACGAGAACATCTCGGCGATCGGTGATTGCGCCGCCTACCCGATCCCGGGAACAGCCAGTTTGGTGCGACTCGAATCCGTGCAGAATGCGGTCGATCAGGCCCGCTGCCTCGCCGCTCAACTCACCGGCACCAGCACCAACTACCTGAGTGTGCCGTGGTTCTGGTCCGAACAGTACGAATCGAAACTGCAGATGGCTGGGCTGACCGCGGGCGCGGACACCCACGTGGTTCGTGGTTCCGTCGACAGCGGGGCGTTCTCCATTTTCTGCTTCGTCGGCACCCGGTTGCTCGGAGTCGAGTCGGTCAACAAGCCCCGCGACCATATGGCTGCACGAAAGATCCTTGCCAGCGGTATGCCGCTCACCCCGGAACAGGCGGCCGACACGGAATTCGATCTCAAACCGGCGATCGCCCGGCACAAGGACGAGGTTGCTTCGGCCGAAGTCGGCGAGCGTCAGGTGGTGGCGTCATGA
- a CDS encoding NADH:ubiquinone reductase (Na(+)-transporting) subunit F codes for MANNYTVRIQGKNSDITVAEDQSILDAALRANEWLPHSCTQGTCGTCKLKVLCGEVRHNESPEYTLTTDERAEGLALGCMATPCSDLTVEPIGGAGDDGLPHFPLRDYEGTVTVLEDIAANTRRLMVEVDTPMLFNAGQYVELIVPGHNVGRQYSLANPPTETRNLEFHVKLTTGGLATDGWIFGPMQVGERISLRGPLGQFNLVKQQDEAAILIGGGTGLAPLKSIVQHALAERLVPELYLYHGGRRQEDLYDVDFFRDLAQQHEHFHYRPALSEEQWDGAMGMVTEVVLDDFSSCKGMSAYLCGPPAMVEAAVKALKRRRMAPRLIFREEFTIAAPNLAAVVQ; via the coding sequence ATGGCTAATAACTACACGGTCCGTATCCAGGGTAAGAATTCGGACATCACCGTTGCCGAAGACCAATCCATCCTCGATGCGGCGCTGCGGGCGAACGAATGGCTTCCGCACTCGTGCACCCAGGGCACCTGCGGCACCTGCAAACTCAAGGTGCTGTGCGGGGAGGTACGCCACAACGAATCCCCCGAGTACACCCTGACCACGGACGAGCGCGCCGAAGGTTTGGCTCTCGGCTGTATGGCGACCCCCTGCTCCGATCTGACGGTCGAACCGATCGGCGGAGCCGGGGACGACGGACTTCCGCACTTCCCACTGCGTGATTACGAGGGCACGGTGACGGTACTCGAGGACATCGCTGCGAATACCCGCCGGCTCATGGTCGAGGTGGATACGCCGATGCTGTTCAATGCCGGTCAGTACGTCGAGTTGATCGTCCCCGGGCACAACGTCGGCCGGCAGTACTCGCTGGCCAATCCGCCGACGGAGACGCGGAACCTGGAATTCCACGTCAAACTCACCACCGGGGGTCTGGCCACTGACGGGTGGATTTTCGGGCCGATGCAGGTCGGTGAACGCATCTCTCTGCGTGGGCCGTTGGGCCAGTTCAACTTGGTCAAGCAGCAGGACGAGGCCGCGATCTTGATCGGCGGTGGTACCGGATTGGCGCCGTTGAAGTCGATCGTCCAGCATGCGTTGGCCGAGCGCCTGGTTCCGGAGTTGTATCTCTACCACGGTGGACGCCGCCAGGAGGATCTATACGACGTCGACTTCTTCCGTGACCTCGCACAGCAGCATGAGCACTTTCACTACCGCCCCGCGCTGAGCGAGGAACAGTGGGACGGGGCCATGGGCATGGTGACCGAGGTCGTGCTCGACGACTTCTCGTCCTGCAAGGGCATGAGCGCCTACCTGTGCGGACCGCCGGCAATGGTCGAGGCGGCGGTCAAGGCCCTCAAGCGACGGCGGATGGCGCCCCGGCTGATCTTCCGTGAAGAGTTCACGATCGCCGCACCGAACCTGGCCGCCGTGGTGCAGTAG
- a CDS encoding DUF3263 domain-containing protein — translation MNAEERAMLELARIWAPYGGARPGDILVEFGISPAMFYARITRLLRTIAIRNMPLAERHLIQENAARYSVSPVSM, via the coding sequence ATGAACGCAGAAGAGCGAGCCATGCTCGAACTCGCCCGAATCTGGGCACCCTACGGAGGTGCGCGGCCGGGTGACATCCTCGTCGAGTTCGGCATAAGCCCAGCAATGTTCTACGCGAGGATAACCCGACTCCTGCGCACCATCGCGATACGGAACATGCCGCTCGCCGAGCGACATCTGATCCAGGAGAACGCGGCACGCTACTCGGTTAGTCCTGTCTCCATGTAG
- a CDS encoding 2Fe-2S iron-sulfur cluster-binding protein, whose protein sequence is MPTVTYVHPDGTKHEVEVPTGKRVMQAAIGAGIDGIVAECGGQAMCATCHVYVESPWADKFPSISEEEDEMLDDTVSPRTEASRLSCQLVVSDDVDGLIVRLPEEQV, encoded by the coding sequence GTGCCTACCGTCACCTACGTTCACCCTGATGGAACCAAGCATGAGGTCGAGGTTCCTACCGGCAAAAGGGTCATGCAGGCCGCCATCGGCGCCGGAATCGACGGCATCGTCGCCGAATGCGGCGGCCAGGCCATGTGCGCGACGTGTCACGTCTACGTGGAAAGCCCCTGGGCGGACAAGTTTCCCTCGATCTCCGAGGAAGAAGACGAAATGCTCGACGACACCGTCAGCCCCCGCACCGAGGCAAGTCGTCTGTCCTGCCAGCTCGTGGTCTCCGACGACGTCGACGGCTTGATCGTCCGGCTTCCGGAGGAGCAGGTATGA
- a CDS encoding VOC family protein, with the protein MSDPRFEISHLARAELLSPKPQETVDFFTKFLGMYITHTEGQSVYLRAYEDPYQWSLKVTESTQAGLGHAALRTSSPEALERRAASLKDANVDGAWRESDFGYGKTFTYQSPDGHNLELLWEVEKYQAPPELQSKILTRPSKKPLQGIPVKRIDHLNLLASDVSAVKNSFERHLGFRTTERVVDGDTEIGAWMSSNILGHEVACLRDAQGERGKMHHLAFYYGTGQHNIDAVEMFRDYDIRIEAGPDKHGITQAQFLYVFEPGGNRIELFGEVGYLHLDPDGETKTWQMSDIDTGLAIGGAKLPWETYFTYGTPSPLSLDQHIEKYAHFGPGGPGPDAAAAEQAVPDEIDHSRAVAGTPAS; encoded by the coding sequence ATGAGTGACCCTCGGTTCGAGATTTCCCATCTCGCCCGTGCCGAACTGCTGAGCCCCAAGCCGCAGGAAACGGTGGACTTCTTCACCAAGTTCCTCGGGATGTACATCACCCACACCGAGGGGCAGTCGGTCTACCTGCGCGCCTACGAAGACCCGTACCAGTGGAGCCTGAAGGTCACCGAATCCACCCAGGCCGGACTCGGCCACGCGGCGCTGCGCACCAGCTCCCCGGAGGCGCTCGAACGGCGGGCAGCCTCGCTCAAGGACGCCAACGTCGACGGAGCGTGGCGTGAGAGCGACTTCGGGTACGGCAAGACCTTCACCTACCAGTCCCCGGACGGGCACAACCTGGAACTGCTCTGGGAGGTCGAGAAGTACCAGGCCCCGCCCGAGCTGCAGTCCAAGATCCTCACCCGCCCGTCCAAGAAGCCGCTGCAGGGCATCCCCGTCAAGCGCATCGACCACCTGAACCTACTCGCCAGCGACGTCAGCGCGGTGAAGAACTCCTTCGAGCGCCACCTCGGGTTCCGGACCACCGAACGCGTCGTCGACGGTGACACCGAGATCGGCGCGTGGATGAGTTCGAACATCCTCGGCCACGAGGTCGCGTGTCTGCGGGACGCGCAGGGCGAACGCGGCAAGATGCACCACCTCGCGTTCTACTACGGCACCGGCCAGCACAACATCGACGCGGTGGAGATGTTCCGCGACTACGACATTCGCATCGAAGCCGGCCCCGACAAGCACGGCATCACCCAGGCCCAGTTCCTCTACGTCTTCGAACCCGGTGGCAACCGCATCGAACTGTTCGGTGAGGTCGGGTACCTGCACCTCGACCCGGACGGTGAGACCAAGACCTGGCAGATGTCCGACATCGACACCGGGCTGGCGATCGGCGGCGCGAAGCTTCCGTGGGAGACCTACTTCACCTACGGCACCCCGAGCCCGCTCTCGCTCGACCAGCACATCGAGAAGTACGCGCACTTCGGCCCCGGCGGTCCCGGCCCCGACGCAGCGGCTGCCGAGCAGGCGGTCCCGGACGAGATCGACCACTCCCGCGCCGTCGCCGGCACACCTGCGTCCTGA
- a CDS encoding MarR family winged helix-turn-helix transcriptional regulator, producing the protein MGTGHHSSRLNRRNNPGFARDGLEGRSVDAEETQPVKHQSNSEPGSGDGQDLGPNLLYAIKQLELAIRSRMDTILRPAGITALQHTALTVLRRCDGLSSAELARTSFVTAQTMGEMIIALESRGLVSRRVDPHNRRQMPTSVTATGVELLDCYNAEVSALEEQMVSQLTLRKRGTLREYLHSCRAGLTGTEAH; encoded by the coding sequence ATGGGGACAGGTCACCACTCGTCGCGGTTGAACCGCCGCAACAACCCTGGGTTCGCACGCGACGGGCTCGAAGGGCGTTCAGTGGACGCGGAAGAGACACAACCGGTCAAGCATCAGTCAAATTCGGAACCCGGCAGCGGTGACGGACAGGACCTCGGTCCGAATCTCCTGTACGCGATCAAACAGTTGGAGCTGGCGATACGGTCACGGATGGACACGATCCTGCGCCCCGCAGGCATCACAGCGCTCCAGCACACCGCCCTGACGGTCTTGCGTCGCTGCGATGGCCTCTCGTCCGCCGAGCTGGCGCGCACTTCCTTTGTCACAGCTCAAACTATGGGAGAGATGATCATCGCGCTCGAGAGCCGCGGTCTGGTCAGTCGGCGGGTCGACCCGCACAACCGCCGGCAGATGCCGACGAGTGTCACCGCGACCGGAGTGGAACTGCTCGATTGCTATAACGCGGAAGTCTCCGCACTCGAGGAACAGATGGTCAGTCAGCTCACCCTCCGCAAGCGTGGAACCCTTCGTGAATACCTCCACTCTTGCCGTGCCGGACTGACCGGTACTGAAGCGCATTGA
- a CDS encoding cytochrome P450 translates to MTSTQSFIDEITIEELETDPYPFYERLRKEAPVAFVPALGMYIVSTKELCADIAKDAENWPAVISAAGGRTFGPGALLNTNGDEHRKLRDMVEPHLQPSAVDKYIDNLVRPFARQRLAEIENDGNADIVAAYCEPVSVRALGDLLGLDDVGTDKLREWFHKLSVSFTNAAVDENGEFANPDGFIPGDEAKAEIIAHVDPKIDKWIKEPDHTAISHWLHDGMPEGETRSRDVIYPNLYVFLLGAMQEPGHAMATTLAGLFTKPEQLERVVDDPALIPRAVSEGMRWVAPIWSAVVKRAAHEVEVGGVTLPEGSIVMLSYGSANQDENAYNAPTEFDIDRALLPNMTFGGGKHACAGTYFANSVIRIGLEELLEAIPNLERDEAHEVDFWGWGFRGPKQLFVKWEV, encoded by the coding sequence ATGACTTCCACCCAGAGTTTCATCGACGAGATCACGATCGAAGAGCTCGAGACTGACCCCTATCCGTTCTACGAGCGTCTGAGGAAGGAGGCCCCTGTAGCCTTCGTCCCTGCGCTGGGCATGTACATCGTGTCGACGAAGGAACTGTGCGCCGACATCGCCAAGGACGCCGAGAACTGGCCGGCCGTCATCTCTGCGGCCGGAGGCCGCACCTTCGGACCCGGCGCACTGCTCAACACGAACGGCGACGAACACCGCAAGCTGCGGGACATGGTCGAACCGCACCTGCAGCCCTCAGCGGTCGACAAGTACATCGATAATCTGGTGCGCCCCTTCGCACGTCAGCGACTCGCCGAGATCGAGAACGACGGAAACGCCGACATCGTGGCTGCGTACTGCGAGCCGGTCAGCGTTCGTGCTCTCGGCGATCTCCTCGGACTCGATGACGTCGGTACCGACAAGCTTCGCGAATGGTTCCACAAGCTGAGCGTGTCCTTCACCAACGCCGCGGTCGACGAGAACGGCGAATTCGCCAACCCGGACGGATTCATCCCCGGCGACGAGGCCAAGGCCGAGATCATCGCCCACGTCGATCCCAAGATCGACAAGTGGATCAAGGAACCCGATCACACCGCGATCTCCCACTGGCTGCACGACGGTATGCCCGAAGGTGAGACCCGCAGCCGCGATGTCATCTACCCCAACCTGTACGTCTTCCTCCTCGGAGCGATGCAGGAGCCGGGGCACGCGATGGCGACCACGCTGGCAGGACTGTTCACCAAGCCCGAACAGCTCGAACGGGTCGTCGACGACCCGGCGTTGATCCCCCGGGCGGTCTCGGAAGGCATGCGCTGGGTGGCGCCGATCTGGTCTGCCGTGGTCAAGCGCGCCGCGCACGAGGTCGAGGTCGGTGGCGTGACACTGCCGGAGGGGTCGATCGTGATGCTCTCCTATGGCTCGGCCAACCAGGACGAGAACGCCTACAACGCCCCGACTGAATTCGATATCGATCGGGCCCTGCTTCCGAACATGACATTCGGTGGTGGAAAGCACGCCTGCGCGGGTACCTATTTCGCCAACTCGGTTATCCGGATCGGCCTGGAGGAACTGCTCGAGGCCATTCCGAACCTGGAACGCGACGAGGCTCACGAGGTCGATTTCTGGGGCTGGGGTTTCCGTGGACCGAAGCAATTGTTCGTTAAATGGGAAGTGTAA
- a CDS encoding AraC family transcriptional regulator: MTEDPDRGNGTKTFLSDDIDEARAIGSDLYYPHEVRVLGDEHIFQMRMTAASFGPVTLGRLDYSTEVEIFTNELRDSYQVNIPMRGELVTGSGRARTVATPHRAAVYRCDQRTLLRGWASPYPTPVLALKIDRRALEDQLAARLGTEIVDPIVFGMDLDLDTVVGRQWLSLVEGLSHQLDSPEALALHPIVSTPMAECLMSGLLVAAEHDYRARLYEPEPALPGIVRLAVDYLEAHAQQPLTVAQVAKNVGVSVRSLQVGFQNSLGTTPMRQLKIIRMQKARKDLLKADPANEGVTEIAQRWGFLHVGRFAGEYKETFGVSPSEDLRTVPFRSR, encoded by the coding sequence ATGACCGAAGACCCGGATCGCGGAAACGGCACGAAGACGTTTCTTTCCGACGATATCGACGAGGCGCGGGCCATCGGCAGCGATCTCTACTACCCCCATGAGGTTCGCGTCCTCGGAGACGAGCACATTTTTCAGATGCGAATGACTGCCGCCTCGTTCGGTCCCGTCACGCTCGGCCGGCTGGATTATTCGACCGAGGTGGAAATCTTCACCAACGAGCTGCGCGACTCCTATCAGGTGAACATCCCGATGCGGGGGGAGCTGGTCACCGGGTCTGGTCGCGCCCGGACCGTGGCGACCCCCCACCGCGCCGCGGTCTACCGGTGCGACCAACGGACCCTGCTGCGTGGGTGGGCCTCGCCCTATCCGACCCCGGTGCTGGCCCTGAAGATCGATCGCCGGGCACTCGAGGATCAACTCGCGGCACGGTTGGGAACCGAGATCGTCGACCCGATCGTCTTCGGCATGGACCTCGATCTGGACACCGTCGTCGGCCGTCAATGGCTTTCACTGGTCGAAGGTCTGTCTCATCAACTCGACAGTCCCGAGGCGTTGGCGCTGCATCCCATCGTCTCGACGCCGATGGCCGAGTGCTTGATGAGCGGGCTTCTCGTCGCCGCGGAGCACGACTACAGGGCAAGGCTGTACGAACCCGAGCCGGCCCTGCCGGGAATTGTCCGGCTCGCCGTCGATTACCTCGAGGCGCACGCGCAGCAGCCCCTGACGGTGGCGCAGGTCGCCAAGAACGTCGGGGTGAGTGTGCGGTCTCTGCAGGTAGGGTTCCAGAACTCGTTGGGTACGACGCCGATGCGGCAGCTGAAGATCATTCGCATGCAGAAGGCGCGCAAAGACCTGCTCAAGGCGGACCCGGCGAACGAGGGTGTCACCGAGATCGCACAGCGGTGGGGGTTCCTGCACGTCGGCCGGTTCGCCGGGGAGTACAAGGAGACCTTCGGAGTGAGTCCGTCGGAGGACCTGCGCACGGTGCCGTTCCGTAGCAGATGA